A region from the Alnus glutinosa chromosome 5, dhAlnGlut1.1, whole genome shotgun sequence genome encodes:
- the LOC133868783 gene encoding cysteine-rich repeat secretory protein 38-like yields the protein MSSFSIYLLTFALLLQTIYGANPLNHICSNPENFTTNDPYDSNLRKLMGNLYYQTPPQGFALGSVGRDPYKTYGLALCRGDVEATDCRTCVNEASSEIHKRCPYNKGAIIWYDHCLLKYLNTDFLRQIDNQNKFYMWNVRNVSEPTTFNQKTRELLSLLAKEASETPKLYSFGEVELEESKKIYGLAQCTRDLSSSDCLKCLDGIIGELPRCCDGKEGGRVVGGSCNIGYEIYPFKNT from the coding sequence ATGTCTTCCTTCTCCATCTATCTGCTAACATTTGCTCTCCTTCTCCAAACCATTTATGGAGCCAACCCTCTCAACCATATCTGTTCAAACCCTGAGAACTTCACCACCAATGACCCTTATGATTCAAACCTAAGAAAGCTCATGGGTAATCTTTACTACCAGACCCCTCCCCAGGGCTTTGCTCTTGGTTCAGTGGGTCGGGATCCCTACAAAACTTACGGGCTTGCTCTTTGTCGTGGTGACGTTGAAGCCACAGACTGTAGGACTTGCGTTAACGAGGCCAGCAGCGAAATTCACAAACGCTGCCCATATAATAAAGGTGCGATTATATGGTACGATCATTGTCTTTTGAAGTACCTCAACACTGATTTCCTTCGCCAGATTGATAATCAGAACAAGTTCTACATGTGGAACGTGCGAAATGTCAGCGAGCCCACAAcatttaaccaaaagacaaggGAGTTGTTGAGCCTACTGGCCAAAGAAGCATCTGAGACTCCAAAACTGTATTCATTTGGAGAGGTAGAGCTCGAAGAATCAAAGAAGATCTATGGCCTGGCCCAATGCACAAGGGACCTTTCTAGCAGTGACTGCCTCAAGTGTCTCGATGGTATAATTGGTGAACTTCCTCGTTGCTGTGATGGGAAAGAAGGAGGAAGAGTTGTCGGTGGGAGTTGCAACATAGGATATGAGATTTACCCCTTCAAGAATACATAA